Proteins from a single region of Elusimicrobiota bacterium:
- a CDS encoding DNA translocase FtsK, whose amino-acid sequence MRVYYASAANKKKRRKEGSALSGAVRWILAVAGTLLVAAAVYFPGAAGTAGLAVHDALRGALGHTAALLPPLLILALFWRVRFETGLITLAIASTLLVVSSSVLLGEAGVLLKREGWGGALGTVLAAAAHSGFGAPVTLLLCLGVALLGLQVLTGISVWRLLASAAKLAVEDYRGWTRSRRELKEMLASAKARAKTPAPAGMAPVPEQAKAAPKREVSIDDARPPLPPVIEAPKPSEKPVKLPKPGPARSSGDGTFKLPSLDLLKAKKAGAPTGRPSDDEIREAVAQLDQTLANFKLDARVAGISPGPVITRYEVAPAPGVTVASIVSRANDIALSMKARGIRLIAPIPGKAAIGIEIPNRNPATVTLREVMESPALAMNPSALAFALGLSADGAPLAADLEKMPHILIAGATNAGKSVLVHSLIASILFRRRPDEVKFLLIDPKRVELSLYEGIPHLYDPKVAPKDVRVVTSPKEASSSLKALVHVMEKRYEKLQEYRARDLASYNEEAARRGEPPEFLIVVVIDELADLMNQTRDAVEDSIQRLTQMARAVGIHVVIATQRPSVDVITGVIKANLPSRCALRVATMVDSKVILDTKGAESLLGRGDMLYMCPGQDPSRIQGCFVSSQEIAALVSDLKSKGEPDYPTPEAAGGVGEADLSKFNVEPLEFTQALKLVLERRRVSQDLLKSQFGSSARATNLLSLLEVKGFIFKPEGSNRWDIHFDMIEDYIRTNYPQVRLDKPGI is encoded by the coding sequence ATGCGCGTCTATTACGCATCCGCCGCCAACAAGAAGAAACGGAGGAAGGAAGGGTCCGCCCTGTCCGGAGCCGTCCGCTGGATCCTCGCCGTCGCGGGGACCCTCCTCGTCGCCGCCGCCGTCTATTTCCCCGGCGCCGCCGGGACCGCCGGCCTCGCCGTCCATGACGCCCTGCGGGGCGCCCTGGGCCATACCGCGGCCCTGCTCCCGCCGCTCCTCATCCTCGCCCTCTTCTGGCGCGTCCGCTTCGAGACGGGGCTGATCACCCTCGCCATCGCCTCGACCCTGCTCGTCGTCTCCTCCTCGGTGCTTCTCGGAGAGGCCGGCGTCCTCCTCAAGCGCGAGGGCTGGGGCGGCGCGCTCGGGACGGTCCTCGCCGCCGCGGCGCACTCCGGCTTCGGCGCCCCCGTGACCCTTCTGCTCTGCCTCGGCGTGGCCCTGCTCGGCCTCCAGGTCCTCACCGGGATCTCCGTCTGGCGCCTGCTGGCCTCCGCCGCGAAGCTCGCCGTCGAGGACTACCGCGGCTGGACGCGCAGCCGCCGCGAGCTCAAGGAGATGCTCGCGTCGGCCAAGGCCCGCGCGAAGACGCCGGCGCCCGCCGGGATGGCCCCGGTCCCCGAGCAGGCGAAGGCCGCGCCGAAGCGCGAGGTCTCCATCGACGACGCGCGGCCGCCCCTGCCGCCGGTCATCGAGGCGCCCAAGCCCTCCGAGAAGCCCGTCAAGCTCCCCAAGCCCGGCCCGGCGCGCAGCTCCGGCGACGGGACCTTCAAGCTCCCCTCGCTCGACCTGCTCAAGGCCAAGAAGGCGGGAGCACCGACGGGACGCCCGAGCGACGACGAGATCCGCGAGGCCGTCGCGCAGCTCGACCAGACGCTCGCCAACTTCAAGCTCGACGCCCGCGTCGCGGGCATCAGCCCCGGACCGGTCATCACGCGCTACGAGGTGGCCCCGGCCCCCGGCGTGACGGTGGCCTCCATCGTCTCGCGCGCCAACGACATCGCCCTCTCGATGAAGGCGCGCGGCATCCGCCTCATCGCCCCCATCCCGGGCAAAGCCGCCATCGGCATCGAGATCCCCAACCGCAACCCCGCGACGGTCACCCTGCGCGAGGTCATGGAGTCCCCGGCGCTGGCGATGAACCCCTCGGCGCTCGCCTTCGCGCTGGGCCTCAGCGCCGACGGGGCCCCGCTCGCCGCCGACCTCGAGAAGATGCCGCACATCCTCATCGCCGGAGCCACGAACGCGGGCAAGAGCGTCCTCGTCCACTCGCTGATCGCCTCGATCCTGTTCCGGCGCCGCCCCGACGAGGTCAAGTTCCTGCTCATCGACCCCAAGCGCGTCGAGCTCTCGCTCTACGAGGGCATCCCGCACCTCTACGACCCCAAGGTCGCTCCCAAGGACGTGCGCGTCGTGACGAGCCCCAAAGAGGCCTCGAGTTCGCTGAAGGCCCTCGTCCACGTCATGGAGAAGCGCTACGAGAAGCTCCAGGAGTACCGCGCGCGCGACCTGGCCTCCTACAACGAGGAGGCGGCGCGGCGGGGGGAGCCGCCCGAGTTCCTCATCGTCGTCGTCATCGACGAGCTCGCCGACCTGATGAACCAGACCCGCGACGCCGTCGAGGACTCCATCCAGCGCCTCACCCAGATGGCCCGCGCGGTCGGCATCCACGTCGTCATCGCCACCCAGCGCCCCTCCGTCGACGTCATCACCGGGGTCATCAAGGCCAACCTGCCCTCGCGCTGCGCGCTGCGCGTGGCGACGATGGTCGACAGCAAGGTCATCCTCGACACCAAGGGCGCCGAGTCGCTCCTCGGCCGCGGGGACATGCTCTACATGTGCCCCGGCCAGGACCCCTCGCGCATCCAGGGCTGCTTCGTCTCGAGCCAGGAGATCGCCGCGCTCGTCTCCGACCTCAAGTCGAAGGGCGAGCCCGACTACCCGACGCCGGAGGCGGCGGGCGGTGTGGGGGAGGCCGACCTCTCCAAGTTCAACGTCGAGCCCCTCGAGTTCACCCAGGCCCTCAAGCTCGTGCTCGAGCGCCGGCGCGTGAGCCAGGACCTGCTCAAGTCGCAGTTCGGCTCCTCGGCGCGGGCCACGAACCTCCTGAGCCTCCTCGAGGTGAAGGGCTTCATCTTCAAGCCCGAGGGCTCCAACCGCTGGGACATCCACTTCGACATGATCGAAGACTACATCCGGACCAACTACCCGCAAGTCCGTTTAGATAAACCCGGGATTTAA
- the accB gene encoding acetyl-CoA carboxylase biotin carboxyl carrier protein: protein MVKKTKPTEAAPAADGVLGELQEIYGFMREHGLEALELDRKDYHVRLVRQGRPTAHVPVPVAMTPTAAHAAVGASAPAPAAALPANAFVVKSPMMGIFYRAASPSSPPFVKEGDIVRAGDVLCLIEAMKVFNDIKAERGGKILSIALENGKPVKAGAELFVLENV from the coding sequence ATGGTGAAGAAGACCAAGCCGACCGAGGCCGCCCCGGCCGCGGACGGCGTGCTGGGAGAGCTCCAGGAGATCTACGGGTTCATGCGCGAGCATGGCCTCGAGGCCCTCGAGCTCGACCGCAAGGACTACCATGTCCGCCTCGTGCGCCAGGGCCGTCCGACGGCGCACGTTCCCGTGCCCGTGGCGATGACCCCGACGGCGGCTCATGCCGCCGTCGGGGCGTCCGCCCCGGCTCCGGCCGCGGCGCTGCCGGCCAACGCTTTCGTCGTGAAGTCTCCGATGATGGGCATCTTCTACCGCGCGGCCTCGCCCTCGAGCCCTCCCTTCGTCAAGGAAGGGGACATCGTGCGGGCGGGCGACGTGCTCTGCCTCATCGAAGCCATGAAGGTGTTCAACGACATCAAGGCCGAGCGGGGCGGCAAGATCCTGAGCATCGCCCTCGAGAACGGCAAGCCCGTCAAGGCGGGCGCCGAACTCTTCGTCCTGGAGAACGTCTGA
- the rpsO gene encoding 30S ribosomal protein S15 — protein sequence MTKTQRTEIISKYKKHAKDTGTSSVQIALITERIRQISDHLKSNKKDYASQVGLLKLVGQRRRLLNYVKRTNLPEYNKLLKQLEIRK from the coding sequence ATGACCAAAACACAGCGAACGGAGATCATCTCCAAGTACAAGAAGCATGCGAAGGACACCGGGACGTCGTCCGTGCAGATCGCGCTCATCACCGAACGGATCCGCCAGATCTCGGACCACCTCAAGTCCAATAAAAAGGACTACGCCTCACAGGTCGGACTGCTCAAGCTCGTCGGCCAGCGCCGGCGCCTGCTGAACTACGTCAAGCGGACCAACCTGCCCGAGTACAACAAGCTGCTCAAGCAGCTCGAAATCAGGAAGTGA
- the pnp gene encoding polyribonucleotide nucleotidyltransferase, translating to MSNIQKICLSETIGGKEISIQTGTLAKQAGGSVTVHIGGSVILTTATSAPTPKPVNFLPLTVEYRERTYAAGKIPGGFFKREARPRDKETLYARMTDRPIRPLVGEGWNFETMIYTLVVSSDCKNDPGPLSVFGGSAALMLSDVPFGGPVAGVRVARVKGEFVLFPTMEERAECDLEIVVAGKKGAILMVESGAKEVPEDAVLQALELGQQAIDKLCDLQLRLVAETEKAGRKVVKRTPNVVSFPAPIETWVRTSATQKLKDFLHAGFKKKLELGQNIKVVHDALVLEAAQMGKTDPVFAAADVPVVIGNVLQEIKAEEGRRMIVHERRRTDGRRLDEIRPITILAPALPCTHGSTVFTRGETQALVTCTLGTPEDMQIMDELEGEYKDRFMLHYNFPGWSVGEVKPERGPSRRDIGHGMLAKRALMPLLPADDKFPYTLRIVSDILESNGSSSMATICGGSLAMFDAGVPLKAPCAGIAMGLFMDGGKHAILTDIAGLEDHVGDMDFKVAGTEAGITALQMDIKIDGVTIPIMREALEQARRGRLEILKTMAAALPQHRPELSPYAPRLIRLQIPVDKIGMMIGPGGKNIRRMIEEYGVGIEVEDDGGVFVSGTDADAVARAQAEIDTMFKDPELGKIYKGRVVSCVEFGAFVEIMPGREGLLHISQIDVNRVNKVTDVLKEGDEVEVKVLEVTREGKIRLSRKAVISPGSEGDAAAPRSEGREGREGGRGGRGGRGGGGRGRERSHA from the coding sequence ATGTCCAATATCCAGAAGATCTGCCTATCGGAGACGATAGGCGGGAAGGAGATTTCTATCCAAACGGGAACGCTCGCCAAGCAGGCCGGCGGCTCCGTGACCGTCCACATCGGCGGCTCCGTCATCCTCACGACGGCGACCTCCGCCCCGACCCCGAAGCCGGTGAACTTCCTGCCGCTCACCGTCGAATACCGCGAGCGCACCTACGCCGCGGGCAAGATCCCCGGCGGGTTCTTCAAGCGCGAGGCGCGGCCCCGCGACAAGGAGACGCTCTACGCCCGCATGACGGACCGGCCGATCCGGCCGCTCGTCGGCGAGGGCTGGAACTTCGAGACGATGATCTACACGCTCGTCGTCTCCTCCGACTGCAAGAACGACCCGGGCCCGCTGAGCGTCTTCGGCGGCTCGGCCGCGCTGATGCTCTCCGACGTGCCCTTCGGCGGCCCCGTCGCCGGCGTGCGCGTCGCCCGCGTCAAGGGCGAGTTCGTGCTCTTCCCGACGATGGAAGAGCGCGCCGAGTGCGACCTCGAGATCGTGGTCGCCGGCAAGAAGGGCGCGATCCTGATGGTCGAGTCCGGAGCGAAAGAGGTTCCCGAGGACGCCGTCCTCCAGGCCCTCGAGCTCGGGCAGCAGGCCATCGACAAGCTCTGCGACCTCCAGCTCCGGCTGGTGGCCGAGACCGAGAAGGCCGGGCGCAAGGTCGTCAAGCGCACCCCCAACGTCGTCTCCTTCCCGGCGCCGATCGAGACCTGGGTCCGCACAAGCGCGACGCAGAAGCTCAAGGACTTCCTGCACGCGGGCTTCAAGAAGAAGCTCGAGCTCGGGCAGAACATCAAGGTCGTCCACGACGCCCTCGTCCTGGAAGCCGCGCAGATGGGGAAGACGGACCCCGTCTTCGCCGCGGCCGACGTCCCCGTCGTGATCGGGAACGTCCTCCAGGAGATCAAGGCCGAGGAAGGCCGCCGCATGATCGTCCACGAGCGCCGGCGCACCGACGGCCGGAGGCTCGACGAGATCCGTCCGATCACGATCCTGGCCCCCGCGCTGCCCTGCACCCACGGCTCGACCGTGTTCACCCGCGGCGAGACCCAGGCGCTCGTGACCTGCACGCTCGGCACCCCCGAGGACATGCAGATCATGGACGAGCTCGAGGGCGAATATAAGGACCGCTTCATGCTCCACTACAACTTCCCCGGCTGGTCGGTCGGAGAAGTGAAGCCGGAGCGCGGACCCAGCCGCCGCGACATCGGGCACGGCATGCTCGCCAAGCGCGCGCTGATGCCGCTGCTGCCGGCCGACGACAAGTTCCCGTACACCCTGCGCATCGTCTCGGACATCCTCGAGTCGAACGGGTCGTCCTCGATGGCGACCATCTGCGGAGGCTCGCTGGCGATGTTCGACGCGGGCGTGCCGCTCAAGGCGCCCTGCGCCGGCATCGCGATGGGCCTCTTCATGGACGGCGGCAAGCACGCGATCCTCACCGACATCGCCGGTCTCGAGGACCACGTCGGCGACATGGACTTCAAGGTCGCCGGCACGGAGGCGGGCATCACCGCCCTCCAGATGGACATCAAGATCGACGGCGTCACCATTCCGATCATGCGGGAAGCGCTCGAACAGGCCCGCCGCGGGCGCCTGGAGATCCTCAAGACGATGGCTGCGGCGCTGCCGCAGCACCGCCCGGAACTCTCGCCTTACGCGCCGCGCCTCATCCGCCTCCAGATCCCGGTCGACAAGATCGGCATGATGATCGGCCCCGGCGGAAAGAACATCCGCCGCATGATCGAGGAGTACGGCGTAGGCATCGAGGTGGAGGACGACGGCGGCGTGTTCGTGTCCGGCACGGATGCGGACGCGGTCGCCCGCGCGCAGGCCGAGATCGACACGATGTTCAAGGACCCCGAGCTCGGGAAGATCTACAAGGGCCGCGTCGTCTCCTGCGTGGAGTTCGGCGCGTTCGTGGAGATCATGCCCGGACGCGAGGGCCTGCTCCACATCTCGCAGATCGACGTCAACCGCGTCAACAAGGTCACCGACGTCCTTAAGGAAGGCGACGAGGTCGAAGTGAAGGTCCTCGAAGTCACCCGCGAGGGGAAGATCCGCCTGTCGCGCAAGGCGGTCATCTCCCCCGGTTCCGAGGGAGACGCGGCCGCGCCGCGCTCCGAGGGACGCGAAGGCCGTGAAGGCGGACGCGGCGGACGGGGCGGACGCGGCGGCGGCGGACGCGGCCGCGAGCGCTCGCACGCTTAA
- a CDS encoding DUF3298 domain-containing protein, which produces MKRAALLVVLLCAASAHSEDLSWQPVHIKKSYGRCGDYPCVRAELAYPLFEAGASSEALNAVNGAVRGLLGRSIIEGQDDLSFEAWMNDLLAQYMKLRRARPELPGNWWLQRESTVLSTAPVLSLSCEESAYTGGAHPSVVRKYLVFDPPSGRRLFLEDLLRRGALAKLMKAAERRLRILRKVPEGELSAAGFLFKDGRFALPGEFALADEGLRLRYDAGSVLPYARGAIDLVVPFSDLKGVLKREYLPK; this is translated from the coding sequence ATGAAAAGAGCCGCCCTTCTCGTCGTTCTCCTCTGCGCCGCCTCCGCGCATTCCGAGGATCTCTCCTGGCAGCCCGTCCACATCAAGAAATCCTATGGACGCTGCGGCGACTATCCGTGCGTGCGCGCGGAGCTCGCCTACCCGCTCTTCGAGGCGGGCGCCTCGAGCGAGGCCCTCAACGCGGTCAACGGCGCGGTGCGCGGGCTGCTCGGACGCTCGATCATCGAAGGGCAGGACGACCTCTCCTTCGAGGCCTGGATGAACGACCTCCTGGCCCAGTACATGAAGCTCCGCCGCGCCCGCCCCGAGCTGCCGGGCAACTGGTGGCTCCAGCGCGAGTCGACGGTCCTCTCGACGGCGCCGGTCCTCTCGCTCTCCTGCGAGGAATCCGCGTACACGGGCGGCGCGCACCCGAGCGTGGTCCGCAAGTACCTGGTCTTCGATCCGCCGAGCGGCCGCCGCCTCTTCCTCGAGGACCTCCTGCGCCGCGGGGCGCTCGCGAAGCTCATGAAGGCCGCGGAGCGGCGCCTGCGGATCCTGCGCAAGGTCCCCGAGGGAGAGCTCTCCGCGGCCGGCTTCCTCTTCAAGGACGGGCGCTTCGCCCTCCCCGGGGAGTTCGCGCTCGCGGACGAAGGCCTGCGCTTGCGCTATGACGCCGGGAGCGTCCTCCCCTACGCCCGCGGCGCCATCGACCTCGTCGTGCCCTTCTCGGACCTCAAAGGCGTCCTGAAGCGCGAATACCTCCCCAAATAG